In Eucalyptus grandis isolate ANBG69807.140 chromosome 4, ASM1654582v1, whole genome shotgun sequence, the following proteins share a genomic window:
- the LOC104441742 gene encoding UDP-N-acetylmuramoyl-L-alanyl-D-glutamate--2,6-diaminopimelate ligase MurE homolog, chloroplastic has protein sequence MSLSVTSFPLPRSLSPQVPSFLSLNPGRRRRFASGGHRRPPLLLLSVRRPGPGPPHALAPDGKSYPDPADDDPPEAPEDAEHGVSKFQQIHRQASRARRIEEDDFKKHRSTYLAAIADVEDAPEDGGDAPGGGQSAGDAGDDLFGEIDKAIALKRREFVKQGLLKPNSKKGKADDAVEELQPEEVVDLEEIQELQGLRVVSEGDDADDGAGEFDDEVSGNLSRSNGGSLSDSSFDLDFDAYGRTKARIVEPKFRITLAELLDESKVVPVSVYGNLEVEITGIQHDSRVVSSGDLFVCCVGRKTDGHLFLSEADKRGAVAVVASKEIDIEETLGCKALVIVEDTNAVLPALAASFYRQPSRHMAVIGITGTYGKTTTSYLIKGMYEAMGLRTGMLSTVAYYVHRDNKLELPNTEPDAVLVQNLMAKMLHNGTEAIAMEVSSHGLAVGRYNEVDFDIAVFTNLTHDNLDFHGTREEYKAAEAKLFSRMVDPERHRKIVNIDDPNAPFFMAQGNPDVPVVTFAMENKNADVHPLKFELSLFETQVLVNTPNGILEISSGLLGRHNIYNILAAVAVGIAVGAPLEDIVRGIEEVDAVPGRFELIDEEQAFGVIVDYAHTPDALSRLLDSARELGPRRIITVIGCAGESDRGNRPMMTKIATDKSEVTMLTSDNPKNEDPLDILDDMLAGVGWTMQDYLKYGENDYYPPLPNGHRLFLHDIRRVAVRAAVAMGEEGDMVVVAGKGHESYQMEGDKKEFFDDREECREALQYVDELHQAGIDTSEFPWRLPESH, from the exons ATGTCTCTCTCAGTCACCTCCTtccctctccctcgctctctctctcctcaagtcccgagctttctctctctaaaccccgggcgccgccgccgcttcgCCTCCGGAGGCCACCGCCGaccgccgctcctcctcctctccgtCCGCCGCCCCGGCCCCGGCCCGCCTCACGCGCTCGCCCCGGACGGCAAGTCCTACCCGGACCCCGCCGACGACGACCCGCCGGAGGCCCCTGAGGACGCCGAGCACGGCGTCTCCAAGTTCCAGCAGATCCACCGCCAGGCCTCGCGCGCCCGCAGGATCGAGGAGGACGACTTCAAGAAGCACCGGTCCACGTACCTCGCGGCCATCGCCGATGTGGAGGACGCCCCCGAGGACGGGGGCGACGCGCCGGGGGGCGGCCAGTCGGCGGGGGACGCCGGGGACGATTTGTTCGGGGAGATTGATAAGGCCATCGCTTTGAAGCGGAGGGAGTTCGTGAAGCAGGGCCTGCTGAAGCCGAATTCCAAGAAGGGGAAGGCTGACGATGCGGTTGAGGAGTTGCAGCCGGAAGAGGTCGTGGACTTGGAGGAAATTCAGGAGCTTCAAGGGCTGCGAGTCGTCTCCGAGGGGGACGATGCTGATGACGGTGCAGGGGAGTTTGATGATGAGGTGAGTGGTAATTTGAGTAGGAGTAATGGCGGGTCTTTGTCGGATTCTTCGTTCGATTTGGATTTCGATGCTTATGGTAGGACTAAGGCTAGGATAGTGGAACCCAAGTTTAGGATCACACTGGCCGAGCTCTTGGATGAGAGCAAGGTTGTCCCAGTTTCGGTTTATGGGAACTTGGAGGTCGAGATCACGGGGATTCAACATGATTCGCGGGTGGTCAGTTCAGGGGATCTGTTTGTGTGCTGTGTTGGGAGGAAAACTGATGGGCATTTGTTCTTGAGTGAGGCTGATAAGAGAGGTGCGGTTGCTGTGGTAGCCAGTAAGGAGATTGATATAGAGGAGACTTTGGGTTGTAAGGCGTTGGTGATTGTGGAGGACACGAATGCCGTATTGCCTGCTCTGGCGGCATCGTTTTATAGGCAACCTTCAAGGCATATGGCAGTCATTGGGATAACGGGGACGTATGGGAAAACCACCACCTCATATTTGATTAAAGGGATGTACGAGGCCATGGGATTGAGGACTGGGATGTTAAGCACGGTAGCTTATTATGTGCACAGGGATAATAAGTTGGAGTTGCCAAACACAGAGCCAGATGCCGTGTTGGTCCAGAACTTGATGGCCAAGATGCTTCACAATGGGACTGAAGCAATTGCTATGGAGGTTTCTTCACATGGACTGGCTGTGGGGAGGTATAACGAGGTTGATTTTGACATTGCGGTTTTCACAAACTTGACGCACGACAACTTGGATTTTCATGGAACTAGGGAGGAATACAAGGCTGCTGAGGCCAAGTTGTTCTCGAGGATGGTTGATCCTGAAAGGCATCGTAAGATTGTTAACATTGATGACCCTAATGCACCTTTCTTCATGGCACAAGGAAACCCAGATGTGCCCGTTGTCACTTTTGCAATGGAAAATAAGAATGCAGATGTTCATCCACTGAAGTTTGAACTTTCCTTGTTTGAGACTCAGGTTTTAGTTAACACTCCTAATGGGATATTAGAAATATCATCTGGGTTGCTCGGAAGGCACAATATTTACAATATACTTGCAGCTGTGGCGGTTGGGATTGCAGTTGGAGCACCCTTAGAGGACATTGTTAGAGGAATAGAGGAAGTTGACGCAGTTCCTGGTAGGTTTGAGCTGATAGACGAGGAACAAGCATTCGGAGTGATTGTGGATTACGCTCATACCCCTGATGCCCTCTCCAGACTTCTTGATTCTGCTCGAGAGCTTGGGCCAAGGAGGATTATAACTG TAATTGGCTGTGCTGGTGAGAGTGATAGAGGGAACAGACCCATGATGACAAAAATAGCTACCGATAAAAGTGAGGTGACAATGCTGACATCAGACAATCCAAAGAATGAAGATCCAT TGGACATTCTTGATGACATGCTAGCTGGAGTCGGATGGACAATGCAGGACTACTTGAAATATGGGGAGAACGACTATTATCCACCTCTACCTAATGGCCACAGGCTATTTTTGCATGATATTAGACGAGTAGCTGTACGTGCCGCTGTAGCTATGGGTGAGGAAGGTGATATGGTG GTGGTGGCTGGCAAAGGCCATGAAAGTTACCAGATGGAAGGTGACAAAAAGGAGTTTTTTGATGATAGGGAAGAGTGTCGAGAAGCATTACAGTATGTTGATGAGCTTCATCAAGCTGGAATAGACACAAGTGAATTTCCGTGGCG ATTACCAGAAAGTCATTAG
- the LOC104441743 gene encoding transcription factor EGL1 produces the protein MASGMENQGEIPANLKKQLALAVRKIQWSYGIFWSISTRQPGVLEWGDGYYNGDIKTRKTIQAVELNTDQIGMQRSEQLRELYESLSAGESSPQVRRPSAALSPEDLTDAEWYYLVCMSFIYDIGQGLPGRTLTTGQPTWLCNAHYADSKVFTRSLLAKSASIQTVVCFPFRGGVIELGVTDQVSEDPGVIHQVKGTLLEIQYPIASKKFSALIGDTIDQDDVDILDHDILDVKLVPVARELDMASPDTSSNGFEANQLPENSFVVEVINGVASQAQSWQFMDDEYSNCLHHSVNSSDCISQTIVEPTNLRSVQEDDKANDPQGCGYEKPTILENEIDDVHYQSVLSSLLRTSHQLIVGPHFQRGNRESSFVAWKKGWFPSRQTTQGGTPQEVLKRILFQVPRMYDNALQSPLEDGGENGVWRPEADEIGLNHAILERKQKEKINDRLGVLKSMVPSVSKVDKLSILDDTIAYLRELQRKVEELESWGIGMEVEAKSRRKPHDMVERTSDNCGTHVTGSGKKPVRNKRKASNIDSMELETNSVVQRDVSADNLTVKINDRTVLIEMRCSSREGVLLEIINEVNNLHLDSHSVQSSTIDGILSLTIKSKFTGSTVMSAATIKQALWRFARKCGNSSPY, from the exons ATGGCAAGTGGAATGGAGAACCAGGGGGAAATTCCTGCGAATTTGAAGAAACAGCTTGCTCTGGCTGTGAGAAAAATCCAATGGAGCTACGGAATCTTCTGGTCCATCTCAACCAGACAGCCTGG GGTCTTGGAGTGGGGTGATGGGTACTACAATGGAGACATCAAAACCAGGAAAACAATTCAAGCTGTGGAACTTAATACTGACCAGATTGGTATGCAGAGAAGCGAGCAACTGAGGGAACTATATGAGTCTCTATCCGCTGGTGAATCCAGCCCACAAGTTAGAAGGCCTTCAGCAGCATTGTCCCCTGAAGATCTCACTGACGCGGAGTGGTATTATTTGGTTTGCATGTCGTTCATCTACGACATTGGCCAAGG GTTGCCAGGAAGAACATTAACTACAGGCCAGCCTACCTGGCTCTGCAATGCCCATTATGCAGATAGCAAAGTCTTCACTCGCTCTCTATTGGCAAAG AGTGCATCCATTCAG ACTGTGGTGTGCTTTCCATTTCGAGGGGGCGTGATTGAGCTTGGTGTGACCGACCAG GTTTCGGAGGACCCTGGTGTCATCCATCAAGTCAAAGGTACTCTTCTGGAAATCCAATACCCAATAGCTTCCAAGAAATTCAGTGCTCTTATTGGAGATACGATAGACCAAGACGATGTTGATATTCTCGATCACGACATTCTTGATGTCAAATTGGTTCCTGTGGCAAGAGAACTGGATATGGCTTCTCCAGACACCAGCTCAAATGGTTTTGAGGCCAATCAGCTACCGGAGAATTCATTTGTGGTTGAAGTGATAAATGGAGTAGCTTCTCAAGCACAGAGTTGGCAGTTCATGGATGATGAGTATAGCAACTGCTTACACCATTCTGTGAACTCCAGCGATTGCATATCCCAAACCATAGTTGAACCTACAAACTTAAGGTCAGTCCAAGAAGATGACAAGGCAAATGACCCTCAAGGATGTGGTTACGAGAAGCCAACCATCTTGgagaatgaaattgatgatgtaCATTACCAGAGTGTCCTTTCATCGCTTTTGAGAACGTCACACCAGTTGATCGTTGGGCCACATTTTCAAAGGGGTAATAGGGAGTCGAGTTTTGTCGCTTGGAAGAAGGGATGGTTTCCATCTCGGCAAACCACACAAGGTGGGACACCGCAAGAGGTACTGAAGAGAATCCTATTTCAAGTTCCAAGGATGTATGATAATGCTCTTCAGTCCCCCTTAGAAGATGGCGGGGAAAATGGAGTTTGGAGGCCGGAGGCTGATGAAATTGGTCTGAACCATGCAATATTGGAAaggaagcaaaaggaaaaaataaacgaTCGCTTGGGTGTACTGAAATCCATGGTTCCCTCGGTCAGCAAG GTTGACAAGCTGTCTATATTAGACGACACCATTGCGTACCTGAGGGAGCTCCAGAGGAAGGTTGAAGAGTTGGAATCTTGGGGGATTGGGATGGAAGTAGAAGCGAAATCGAGAAGAAAGCCCCATGACATGGTCGAGCGGACTTCCGATAACTGCGGGACCCATGTGACAGGCTCAGGCAAGAAGCCGGTCAGAAACAAGAGGAAGGCCAGCAACATTGATAGCATGGAGCTGGAGACCAATTCTGTAGTGCAGAGAGATGTGTCTGCTGATAATTTGACAGTCAAGATTAACGATAGGACTGTGCTAATTGAGATGCGGTGCTCTTCGAGAGAGGGAGTATTGCTCGAGATCATAAACGAGGTGAACAATCTCCATTTAGATTCTCACTCAGTTCAGTCATCGACCATCGACGGGATTCTGTCCTTGACCATTAAATCTAAG TTCACAGGATCGACGGTAATGTCTGCTGCAACAATCAAACAAGCACTATGGAGATTCGCTCGGAAATGCGGAAATTCATCTCCATACTAG